CTACGACGAGATCGCTCCGACCCCGGAGAACGCGCTCGCCCTGGTGAGCCGCGAACCGCTCGGTGTGGTCGGGGCGGTCGTGCCGTGGAACTACCCGCTGATCATCACGGCGTGGAAGATCGCGCCGGCGCTCGCGGCCGGCAACTCGGTCGTGCTGAAGCCCGCCGAGCTCACGAGCCTGTCGGCCTTGAAGCTCGCCGAGCTGGCCGCCCAGGCGGGGCTTCCCGCGGGCGTGCTTCAGGTCGTGCCCGGGCTCGGCCGGCAGGCCGGACAGGCGCTGGGGAGACATCCACAGGTCGACAAGATCGCCTTCACGGGGTCGCCCGCCGTCGGCCGCGGCTTCCTCACGTATGCGGGGGAGTCGAACGGCAAGCAGGTCTCGCTCGAACTCGGCGGCAAGTCGGCCCAGCTCGTGCTCGCTGACGTCGAGGACCTCGATGCCTGCGCGTCGGCCGTCGCCTGGGGCATCTTCTACAACGCCGGCCAGACCTGCCACGGGGGCAGTCGGCTGGTGGCGGATGCCCGGGTGCACGACGAGCTGGTCGAGAAGGTGATCGCCGTGGGGTCATCGCTCGTGCAGGGCGACCCGCTCGACGAGGGCACCCAGCTCGGCACGATCGCGAGCAGTGTGCAGCTGGATCGGGTTCTCGCGTACACGGAGGTCGCCCGCGCAGAGGGCGCGACCGTGCACGGCGGTGGGCGTCTCCGCCCGGAGGGGCTGGGCGACGGCTACTACGTCGAGCCCACGGTGTTCGACCACGTCGACAACTCCTCGCGCATCGGGCAGGAGGAGATCTTCGGGCCCGCGCTCTCGGTCTCGGTCGTGGATGGCGCGGCTGAGGGGGTGCGGGTGGCCAACGAGAGCGCCTACGGCCTGGCCGCGAGCGTCTGGACGAGCGACCTCCGCACCGCGCACCGGGTCGCCCGCGATCTGCGTGCCGGAACCGTGTGGGTCAACACCTTCGACGTCGCCGACGTCATCACCCCGTTCGGCGGTGTGAAGCAGTCCGGCGCGGGCCGCGACCGCTCGCTGCACGCCTTCGACAGCTACACGTCGCTGAAGACCACCTGGATCGACATCGCTCCGGGTTCGAACTACTGACCACTCTTGAGAAAGTGACTGAAATGACGAACACCCAGCCGACCACCGTCGGCTTCATCGGCCTCGGCAACATGGGTTCGGGGATGACCCGCAACCTGCAGGCAGCGGGCTTCCCGCTCGTGGTGAACGACATCCGGCGGGAAGCGGCGGCCGAGCTGATCGCGGGCGGGGCGACCTGGGCCGCGACGCCCGCGGAGGTTGCTGCAGCCAGCGACGTCGTGATCACGATGCTGCCCACCCCGCGGCACGTCGACGCCGTCGTGAACGGGCCCGCGGGCATCCTCGCCGGCATCGCCGACGGCGGAACCTGGATCGACATGTCGACCTCGGTGCCCGACGTCGCGAACCGGGTGCGGGTCGACAACGCCCACCGGGGCCTCCACATTCTCGACGCACCCGTGTCGGGCATGTCGGTGGGGGCCGCGACCGGGATGCTGCAGATCTTCGTGGGCGGCGAAGCAGCCGATGTCGAGCGCCTGCGCCCGGTCTTCGAGGCGATGGGCGACCCCGAGCGCATCCTTCATGTGGGGGCTGCCGGAACGGGGTACGCCGTCAAGCTGATGATCAACCAGCTCTGGTTCTCCCACCTCGTCGCCACCGCCGAGGTGCTGGCGATCGGTGTGAAGGCCGGCGTCGACCTCGAAGTGCTGCGGAAGTCCCTGGTGGCGAGCCCCGCGAACAGCAACTTCGTCGAGAACGATGTGCTGGGCATCCTCGACCACGGGGACTACGACGAGGGCTTCGCCATCGCGCTCGCCTGCAAAGACCTGGGGCTCTCAATCGACCTCGCACGCTCGGTCGGTGTGTCGGCCGAGCTCTCCGGACTAGTGGAACAGATCTACCGCCGGGCGAAGGCGCAGTATGGCGACCTTGCGGGCGAGATGACGCCCTTCAAGCTCTACGAAGACCTCGCCGGAACCGAGCTGCGGCGAGAAGTGTCGGTGCCCGCATGAGCATCCTGCCTGCCCAGAACGTC
Above is a genomic segment from Subtercola boreus containing:
- a CDS encoding aldehyde dehydrogenase — encoded protein: MTDWIAAAAALRPETRLFVDGEFRPSSNGGTFDTIAPRDGMVFASVSSANEEDVDRAVRGAAAAFESGVWSRADRRTRQAVLLRLADLMLENREELALLESLDSGHPIGDALNVDVPNAARTVRWYAEALDKVYDEIAPTPENALALVSREPLGVVGAVVPWNYPLIITAWKIAPALAAGNSVVLKPAELTSLSALKLAELAAQAGLPAGVLQVVPGLGRQAGQALGRHPQVDKIAFTGSPAVGRGFLTYAGESNGKQVSLELGGKSAQLVLADVEDLDACASAVAWGIFYNAGQTCHGGSRLVADARVHDELVEKVIAVGSSLVQGDPLDEGTQLGTIASSVQLDRVLAYTEVARAEGATVHGGGRLRPEGLGDGYYVEPTVFDHVDNSSRIGQEEIFGPALSVSVVDGAAEGVRVANESAYGLAASVWTSDLRTAHRVARDLRAGTVWVNTFDVADVITPFGGVKQSGAGRDRSLHAFDSYTSLKTTWIDIAPGSNY
- a CDS encoding NAD(P)-dependent oxidoreductase; the protein is MTTLEKVTEMTNTQPTTVGFIGLGNMGSGMTRNLQAAGFPLVVNDIRREAAAELIAGGATWAATPAEVAAASDVVITMLPTPRHVDAVVNGPAGILAGIADGGTWIDMSTSVPDVANRVRVDNAHRGLHILDAPVSGMSVGAATGMLQIFVGGEAADVERLRPVFEAMGDPERILHVGAAGTGYAVKLMINQLWFSHLVATAEVLAIGVKAGVDLEVLRKSLVASPANSNFVENDVLGILDHGDYDEGFAIALACKDLGLSIDLARSVGVSAELSGLVEQIYRRAKAQYGDLAGEMTPFKLYEDLAGTELRREVSVPA